Genomic segment of Synechococcus sp. A15-28:
TCGGTCTGCCGGCGATGCCCGTTGGCGGCTTGATTGAACTCTCCAACCAGGGGATTCAACTGCTGGGGCTGAATCTGAGCGTGGAGTTCTGCGCCGTTCTCACGGGTTTGACGGTGTTCACCGGAGCCTCCATTGCTGAAATCGTTCGCGGTGGCATCAATGCCGTGCCCCGGGGCCAATGGGAGGCCTTCCGCAGCCTCGGGCTGGATGAGGGGCTTGGCCTGCGGCGGATTGTGCTGCCCCAGGCCTTGCCGGCCATCCTGCCGGCACTGACCAGTCAGTACCTGAACCTCGCCAAGAACAGCACCCTCGCCATTGCTGTCGGCTACGCCGACCTGTATGCCGTCAGCGACACCACCATCACCCAGACGGGCCGTGCCATCGAAGGATTTTTGTTGCTGCTGTTCAGTTTTCTGCTGCTCAATCTGTTGATCAGCGGCGGCATGTCCGTTCTGAATGGGGCGGTGCTTGGTCGTCTGCGGAGGAGTCGCTGATGACGCGCTGGGCGGATCGATTGATCACGTTGCTGCTCCTGGTCCTGCTCGGATGGGGCGGTTGGGGCCTGTTGCATTGGCTGATGCATGGGGCCGAGTGGTCCGTCGTGCGTGCGAACCTGCCTCTCTATGCCGTGGGCAGTTACCCCTCCGATCAGCGCTGGCGACCGCTGCTCTGGATCGGGTCCTGCCTTGTGATGGTGGTGTTGACCTTGGTGGGCCCGAGGGGGGCGAGCTGGCGACGGTTCCTGCCCTCGCTCTGGATTGGCATGGCACCCCTGGGACTGTGGTTGCTGGCGGGCGGGCTGGGACTTCTTCCCGTGGGAACGCGCCATTGGGGAGGCCTCACCCTCACCCTGCTTCTCACCGCAGGCAGTGGCCTGCTGGCGCTGCCGCTCGGGGTGTTGTTAGCCCTTGGTCGTCGCAGTGATCTGCCGGTGCTGCGCTGGAGCAGCACGGCTTACATCGAGCTGATGCGGGCGGTGCCGCTGATTGCGGTGCTGTTTTTCGGGCAGCTGCTGATTCCCTTGTTCCTGCCGCCGGGGTTGGAGATCAACCGCGTGCTCCGGGCGGTGCTGGCCTTTGCCCTGTTCGCCGCGGCGTATATCGCCGAAGACGTCAGGGGTGGATTGCAGGCGATTCCACCGACGCAACGGGAGGCAGCAGCTGTCCTCGGTTTGTCCCCATTACAAACGCTGCAGCTTGTGGTGCTTCCCCAGGCGCTGCGCGTTGCTCTGCCATCGCTCACCAATCAGGCGGTGGGACTGTTGCAGAACACCAGTCTGATGGCGATTCTCGGCCTGGTGGAGCTGCTGGGAATCAGCCGCAGCCTTTTGGCCAACCCGGCCTTCATCGGCCGCTACCTCGAGGTGTATCTGTGGCTGGCTGCGGTTTACTGGCTGGCGTGCACGGCGATGGCTCTGCTGGCCCGTCACCTGGAAGTCCAGCTCGACCCCGTCCGATCCAACCGATGACCGTTGCTATCCGCGCCACCGATCTGGTGAAGAGCTACACCCCTGGGGTGAGGGCTCTGGACCGGGTGAGTCTGGAGGTCAACAACGGCGAGGTGCTGGTGGTGATGGGACCGTCCGGTTCGGGCAAAAGCACCCTGATTCGCACCTTCAACGGACTCGAGATGCTGGATGGTGGATCCCTGGATGTTCTGGGGGTGCGTCTGGATTCAGCCCATGCTGAGCCTCAGGTGCGGGCGATCCGACGTCGGGTGGGCATGGTGTTTCAGCAGTTCAATCTGTTTCCCCATCTCTCGATCCTCGAGAACATCGCGCTCGCCCCGGTGAAGGTGCAGAAGCGGCCAAAGGAGGAGGTGGAGCGACGGTCCTTGGAGTTGCTGGAGCAAATGGGCATCCAGGAGCAGGCACAGAAATACCCGGCACAGCTCAGTGGCGGCCAGCAGCAACGGGTGGCGATCGCCCGGGCTCTCGCCCTCGATCCTGAGGTGATGCTGTTTGATGAGCCCACCAGTGCTCTGGATCCGGAGCGGGTGAAGGAAGTGCTCGATGCGATGCGTCAGCTGGCCAGCGGCGGGATGACCATGGTGGTGGTGACCCATGAGATCGGCTTCGCCCGCGATGTGGCGGACCGGGTGATGTTCATGGACCAGGGACAGGTGGTAGAGACATCAGATCCGGAGACGTTTTTCTCGGCGGCCCGGGAAGAACGCAGTCGTCGTTTCCTCAGTCAGATGGTGTGATGCTTCAACACGTCGGCGTCACGCTGTTTCCCTCCCTCCCGCGGGCTTCGTTTCAGGACCTGATGGTGGTTCTTCTGATCATCGGCCTGATGGTTTCACCGTTCGTCATTCACGACCAGCTCCGCCGTCGTCGGGTGAGGCGATTCATGGCCCGGGTCAAGCAGCAGGAGAGGGATTCAACGCGACGATGACGTAGTCGATCCGATCGTCATCAGAACAGCAGAGGTCGCCGTAGTAACGCTCCAACTGCTCATAGGCCATGTCGTAACTGCTGTACGACTGACCCGTCAGAGCGTCACTTTCTCCGTCGCTGCGGACGATGCAGTGGGTTGTTGTTGGGCGATTGCGTTCCTGCTCTGCCTCAGCCATCTGCCAGGGGAAGTCGGGCCAGGGCACGCTCGGCTGCCAACAGTTCCCGTTCGGTGCTCATCCAGCTCTCATTGCCCAGGGGAAGATTCTGGACCTGGTCCGCGAGCAGCAGCATCAACTGTTCACAGCGTTCTCGAAGCTCCTGACGCAGCACGGCACGATTGGTAGACAGATGAAAGTTTGGCACGTGGGTGGGTGCTGCTTAGTTTCAATCGCTGGAGCGGTCAACCATGCTGCGTTTTCTGCTGTGGTTGCTTCCCGCTCTGCTGATCGGGTTCTGGTGCGGACGCAGGCGTCCCAACCTTTCAGCGCGTCTTGCGATCCCGGTGGTGCACTTCGGTGTTCCCATCAGCGTGATGGGTCTTCTGTTGAGAGGTGGGCTCGGGGGGCAGATGGTTCTGGCTGCGGCTCTGGCCGTTCTCGCCATCGCCCTGATGCTGCTCCTGGCCCATCGACTGCCGGGATTACACGGTCTTTCCGCCCGATCGATGCGGCTCGGCAGTTGCATCGGCAACACCGCCTATGTCGGCGTTCCCCTGGCGCTGGCTTTTCTGCCGACGGAGGCTCTGGCGATCAGCATCGGCTACGACCTTGGCGCAACGTTGCTCACCTGGAGTCTTGGTCCGGTGTTCATCGGTGGCGCTCGTTTGGATCGTTCGACGGTCTGGAGCGGCTGGTTGCTCAGCCTGAGCAGTAGTCCCGCAACCCGGGGGCTGCTGGGGGCGCTTCTGGTGCAGTGGACCCCCTGGCGTTTTGCTGTTGCCGAGGCGCTCTGGTGGCCCTCCAGGGGCGTGATCGTTGTGGCGTTGATGGTGGTGGGCATGCGGCTGGGGAGCCTGTCCGGCGAAGTCGTGTCGTGGTCGCCGCTGCGCCTGGGGCTGATGCCCCCGATGCTGGTCAAGCTTTTGTTGTATCCAGGGCTGCTGCTCCTGTTGGGGATCGGATTGAGGCTCGATCCCGTGATGATTCAGGCCATCGCCTTGCAGGGTGCTGCGCCGACAGCGATTTCCCTGTTGTTAATTGCCGAGTCGGTTGGTGTTGATCAAGAGCGAGCGGCTGGACTTGTGTTCTGGAGCACTGTTTTGTCGTTGATCACGGCTCCGGCATGGGGGATGGCGCTGTCCTTGTTGATGCCAACTGGAGGATGAATGCACTGATTCATATTCATTCAGGCGGATTACGGGAGAACACAATTCCTTGGTCAATACGTTTTGTGAAGAGGCGGCGATCCGCCGGTATTCAGCCCTTGTGACGGTCCGTCAACTGTCGGTACATTGGCAGGGTAGGGATCGGGGATTTGAGATGCAGCAGGTGGATCTTGTCGGCTCTTTGGGGCTTGTTCTATTGATTTCAGCCTTAACGGTGCTGGGCTATCGCATCAATCACGTTGTTTGATTTTGAGCGGGGTTTTGTCTGCTTAAACAGCTTGAAAACAGCGAAAGGTGAGATTGATTCTGGGGGTTGTAATGCGTTTGCGCTGCGGTACACCATGCAGCCAATCCTGTTGGCAACCTGGATGCATCACGAGCAGATCGCCACTGCTCAAAGTCAGTGTGTGGCGGTGCTGTTTCTGATGACGGTGGCGCAACTGAAAGTCTCGACTTGAACCCAGGGAAAGAGACGCGATCGGTTGGCTTTGATCGATTTCTGCTTCGTCATCGGCATGCCAGCCCATGCGGTCTTCACCGTGGCGGTAGAGATTCAGCAGGCAACCATTGAATCGACATCGGCATGCCGTGCTGACCTGATCCAAGAGCGGTACGAACCAGCTGGGCCAGCCTTCTCCGCAGTGTTGGGTGCCGCTGTAGCGATAGGACACGTCGTGTTCTGCCAGGAACATCGTCAGGCGCGGTACCGGGTGGTGGCGGCCATAGACCTGAACGATCGGTTGCTGCCACTGGATTCTGTCCATCAGCATGGATTCCCAATGGTTGGCGTTCACCGGCAACAGCCAATTGCGGCGGAGCGTCCAAGGCAACGAGGACGACGCAGACTGGTTCTGTGACTCCGTCTCGCCCATGACATCAACCTTGTTGATTCTTGGCGACAGCCTGATGGATGCCGGTAACGTGTCGCGTGCCACGGACGATCTGGTGCTTGGGGAGCAGATCGCCATTGCCATGGGTGGTGATCCAGAGGATGTTCAGTTGTTTCCCCTCCAGGATTCTCTCCGCCCTCAGTCGGCTCAGCTTCACAATTACGCCCATGGGGGAGCCCAGTCCGGTTCCGGGTTCAAGCAACAGGTGCGGGCTGTTCGTCGACATGCCGATGTTTATCAGTCGCTGAGCGATGTGGATCTGTTGATCTCTGCTGGAGCCAATGATCTTCTCGATCAACTGGAGGACAGCTCAGCTTTCATGGCAGCGCTCGACACGGAGGATCGACGTGATGATCGTCAGTTGATGCGCAGGAATGCCAAACGAATCGCTTGCAATCTCCGGCGTGGGGTCGATCGGTTGACCGGTCTGGTGGATGACGTTGTGGTCACTGGAGCCTTCCCGCTGACGGCAACCCCTGAGGTCCAGTCGTTGGCTGATGCGTTCGACTCGGCAACGTTCGATCGCCTGGTCGCGATCGTGGATGGCATCGGCGCGAAGGTTCAACGCAAGCTGGAACGCCACTTTGCTTCCAATGACTCTGTTGCCGTTCTGAACCTCAAAGCGGCGTGGGACAGACTTGAAGCCCCTGACTTTGTTGATGCGGTGCACCCCAGCAGCGAGACGAGTCGAGAGCTGGCGGACTTGATCGTTCCTGATCTGGTCCAACAGCTGAACAGCTTCGGCTTCGCGGAAGGATGACGTCCCATGAAGGGACTGCAGCTCACCAGGGCTCTTCCCATACATTCCTAGGCATGGGAGCTCGAATCACACAGGACGAATTTCTCAAGCGCGCTAGGCAGCGTTTCGGTGATCAGTTCGATTACAGCCAGATCATCTGGAGAAGTTTCAAGAGCCCGGTGAAGATCCACTGCACGCATCACCCGGTTCAGGAGATCACGATCACTCCGGAGAAGCACCTTCAGACCCTGGGAGGTTGCCGGCATTGTTTGCGGGAGAGACGGATCGTTGCCCTGGAGCGGGAGCTCAACCGCAGGTCTGCACCGGAACGGGTCCTTGCGGTGCAGTCCGAGCAGTCCGATTCGGTGCAGTCCGAAGCTCAGGCGCTCAAGCTCACCCGCTGATAGCAGAACCACAGCCACTGCTGAAACAGCAGGTTGCGATGGGATCGCCAGGAGGTCTGGGGGTGGTCGGCATCGAAGTTCTCCGGCGGCGGCACATCTCCCCGGGCCCGATCCCGTTCCATTTCTCCCAGAATTCGCCCCACGTTGTACTCCGGATGACCGAGGTGCATCAGCTGGCGCTGGTCCGGTGTTTCGAAAATGGTGTAGCCGACGTTCTGTCCGTAGGCCAGCAGCCTCAGTCGGCCCTGGCGCTGAGCTGACTCCATGGCGCTGTCGGGCAAGCCGGCGTGGCGGCTCTGAGGACAAAGAAACCGATCGTCCTGGGTCCCCATCAGGGGATGCCCTGGAATCAGGCTCCGCAACGGGTAGATGCCGAACAGCTTGCGATCGAACGGCACCTTGTCCACCCCTGCCAGATAGGCGAGAGCAAAGCCGGCCCAGCACAGCCCCAGCGTGCTGGCACAGCTGTGGCGTGCCTCGTCGATCAGTTCCACCAGTTCCGTCCAGTAGGTGACCTGCTCGAAGGGCAGGTGTTCCACCGGTGCGCCAGTGATGATCAGCCCGTCCAGTGGTCCCTGGGCCAGCGCTTCCTCCCAGCTCACGTAGAGATCCTTGAGGTGCTCATGATCCCAGCTTTTGTAGGCATGGGAAGCGAGCCGGATCCACACCGGTTCGATCTGCAGAACCGACAGCCCGAGGGGGTGGAGCAGGTTGAATTCGTACTGCTTGCCCAGGGGCATGATGTTCAGAATGCCGATCCGCAGGGGCCGGATGTCCTGACGCTCCGCCTGGGCGGGTTCGATCCAGGAGATCCGGTTGCGTTCGACGGCACCGATCTTGTGGTAGTCGCGGGGAAGAATCAGTGCCATGGGCAGGTCGGCGTCGTCAATCAGGCAAGGGCCTGTTCGAAGTCAGCTTTGATGTCGTCGATGTGCTCGAGCCCCACGGAGACGCGAACCATGGTGGGGGTCACGCCAGCTGAAGCCTGCTCCTCTTCACTGAGCTGCTGGTGGGTTGTCGAAGCCGGATGGATCACCAGGGTTTTGGCATCCCCCACGTTGGCGAGATGACTGGCCAGTTGAAGGCTGTTGATGAAGCGCACCGCATCGTCGTATCCGCCCTTGAGCGAGAACATCAGCATGCATCCCATGCCCCGGCCTGTCAGGTACTTCTTGGCAGCGGCGTGATACGGGTCGCTGCTCAGGCCCGGGTAGCTCACATGCTCCACCTTGGGGTGGGAGGCCAGCCAGGTGGCGAGGGCCATGGCGTTCTCCGTGTGGCGCTCCACCCGCAGGCTGAGGGTTTCCAGTCCCTGCAACAGCAGGAAGCTGTTGAAGGGGCTGATCGCCGGACCCCAGTCCCGCAGACTTTCGACCCTGGCTCGCAGGGCAAAGGCGACGTTGCGGTTGTCCGGGACGCCCAGCATCTTGCACACATCACTGCCGAAGCCGAAGGCATCCCAGTGGACGAGGCCGTGGTACGCCGCGCTGGGTTGGCTCATCAGCGGGAATTTGCCATTGCCCCAGTCAAAGGTGCCGGCATCAACGATCACGCCTCCGAGACTGGTGCCGTGGCCACCGATCCATTTGGTGGCGCTTTCCACCACCACATCCGCGCCGTGGTCGATCGGACGCATCAGGGCTCCACAGGCCCCCAGGGTGTTGTCGACGATCAACGGAATCCCGCGCTCCTTGGCCAGAGCTGAGAGGCCTTCGAAATCGGGGATGTTGAAGCGGGGATTGCCCATCGCTTCGACGTAGAGCCCCTTGGTGTTGTCGTCGATCTGAGCAGCGAAGCTGTCCACGTCGTCGCCATCGGCGAAGCGCACGTCGATGCCCAGCCGAGGGAACTGCACCTTGAACTGGTTGTAGGTGCCGCCGTAAAGGAACGACGTGGAGACGAAGTTGTCTCCCGCCTGCATGCAATTCGTGATGGCCAGGAACTGAGCTGACTGGCCGGATGCTGTCGCCAGTGCAGCCATCCCCCCTTCCAGGGCCGCCACCCGTTTCTCGAACACATCCGTCGTCGGGTTCATCAGACGGGTGTAGATGTTGCCGAATTCCTTCAGCCCGAACAGGTTGGCGCCGTGCTCGGCGTCATTGAAGACGTAGGAGCTCGTCTGGTAAATCGGCACCGCTCTGGCGTTGGTGGCCGAGTCCGGAGACTGGCCGGCATGCAGCTGGAGGGTTTCGAAACGCTGAGACATCGGGCCGGAAGTGAGCGGCTATCCCTCTGTTCTAGTCATGGGACAGCTCAGGTTTGTCCGTATCCGCCAGCGAGGGGAACGTGCTGCGGATCAGGTTGTGAATCGCGTCATGGGCTTCGGCGTGGAATCCCCCTCGCGCCTCAGCGCTGAGGATGGGATAGGTGCGGTCGCTGCCATCCCCGTCCCGCAGGTGTTTCCAGCGGTTGTTCTCCTTCTCCTTCAGAGCATTGAGAGCTGCTTCGAAGTGAAAGGCTTTGACGTTGCCCAGGGCTGCCACCTGGCTGGCCAGGGTTTCGCGAATCGGAGCCAGGGCCTTGGCTTTCAACGTGTCGGGCAACCCCAGGACCGGTTGGTAGTGATCCAGGATTCTGAGTTCAGCCTCCAGCATCACCGGCCAGGCACCGGTTTCTCCATCGGCCAGCCCCATGTCGGCTTCCGCCTGCTGCATGGCCTCCAGGTGGAAGCGCAGCCAGCGGTAATAGGTTTTGTCCTTGATCGGTTTCTTGGCCGCCGCCCGTCCGGACAGAATCGCCGGGAGGGCGTTCTCCGCCTTGCGCAGGAACAGCCGATCCTCCCGCTCGAGGTTCATCGCCCCCCAGCGCTGGCGATACTCCCAGAGCTCGACATACCGGGACACATCGGGTCCATTCCAGCCCAGACCTTTCAGCTCTTCACCGCGGTGGGAGAGTTCCTGCGCCACGCCCTGCTTCGTTTGACGGATTCCTGCAGCGTAGTGGGCAGGCCTCAGGACGCCGGTGGACGGCTTTCAGGTTTCTGGCGGAGGTAGTCCTGAACCGAGATCGGGCGCTGCTGCTGGTAGCCGACGGGAAGCCAGAGGTCGCCGGCGTCAGCGTTGAAGTGAATTTCCCAGTGGTACAGCCCGGTGTAAGCACGCGGGTCCTCCTTGATCAGGGAGGCATACAGAAGAACGGCGCGTCCGTAGTAGTCACTGTTGTTGTACCCCCAGAGACCACGCCGAATGTCCTTGAGACCTCCCCGGCGGACCAGGTAACGAGCGGCGGCCTGAATCGCGTCGTGGGGATCACGGATGTTGCCGGCGCCGATGCCGGGCTCCGCCCACGTGGTGGGCAGGAACTGCATCGGTCCCTGGGCATTGGCAACCGACACGCCGTCGATGCGTCCCATGCCGGTTTCGACCAGATTGACCGCCGCCAGCACCTCCCATTCGATGCCGGTCGCTGCCTCGGCTTTTTTGTAGTAGCTGATGAGCTTGTCGGCAGGCTCCGGCGGAATGATCCGCCAGGCCGGCAGGGTGGAGGGGCCACGGCCGCGGCTCATGCTCAGGAATTCCCGACGGGCCGCCAGGTGTCGTTCTGCAATGCTCCGCCATTGCGTTGGAAGGGCGGCCAACACCGCAGCCGAGCGAACGGGGTCCTTGGAGAGCACCCGATAGATCACCTGTTGCCGATGCCCCAGATCCGGCAGATCAGCCTTGGCTGTGGACGGGTCCCGCAGGGCTGCTTCCACGGATGCCAAAAGGGTGGCGGCGGCCATCGGCTGGGCTGGAACGCCTGGATAGCGCCGTTGAACGGGTGCTGCAGCTGAAAGAGCAGGGCTGTTGGCGGTTGTGCAGATGCCCTGGTGCATCAGTTCGATGCTGATGGGACCGGCCACAGCCACCAGAGCTGCGGTGATCAGGACGGAATGACGTCCCATGGCGGAGCAAAGCCTTTCGGCCGAAGCTACCGGTTCTGCCTAGGCCTGCAGGAAGGTGCTGCGGTCGTGGAAGTCGGCCCGGCTGTCGCCATGGCGCAGGGCCCAGTGACTGATGCCGTTGGCGCCTCGATCCAGCACCGTGGTGAGGGCCAGCTCCGGGCAGCGTTCATCCGGCCACCAGGGGGACAGATCCAGCTGGGCATCGAGACGAAGCTGGTGATGCCAGCGGCGCAGGGTGACCTCCGGTGGGCTTTGCAGGGGCTGTTGACATTGGCCCGAGCGGTAGCCCTCGAACCGGTAAAGCGCCCAGTCCCCGTTGGGGGCCAGGTTGATCTCCCAGTAGCCGGGCTGATCCGGAAGGGCGAGAAATGCCTCGAAGCAGGTGGTGGTCCAGAGCTCATCGCGGCGCTGCCCGGCCACCTGAGGACCATCGATCAGACCGTCAGGCACCACGAGCTCATTAAGGCCGGAAGCCGCGGCAGCCAAGACGCCGAAACTGAGCTCCAGTTGACCGTTCCGGCTCCAGATCAGTTCACCACTCACCTGGAGCGCCTGGGGAACGGAGCGTTCAAACGGAACCAGGCGGGAGGCCTGAAGCAGCATCACGGCGGGGCGTGCCATCTCAGCAACCCGCCAGGCGATGCACCATGGACTTGATCTGCGGGAGCTGCTGCTCGACCGACTCGGTCAGGCGGAACTGCACGGCAGCTCTCTGGAGGTTGTGGCCGGGACGCTCGGTGCGGAAGTAGACGTCCCCTTCCAGATGATCCGTCAGGAAGCGCAGGCCGAGTTCCAAGGGGATCAGACGAATGCAGTCCGGAAGGTAGTGCAGATCCCAGTCACTGAGAAAATGTCGAGCCACGGAGAGATAACCCTCAAGGATCGACTCACACAGTTCGAGGTCGAAGCGCACCGTATGGAGTTGGTCGGTTTCTTCGCCGGAGGGGTTGCAGCAGGAGCGCAGGCAATCGCCGATGTCGTAGTGGACCAGTCCCGGCTTGACGGTGTCGAGATCGATCAGTCCGACGGCATGCCCGCTGGTTTCATCGATCATCACGTTGTTGATCTTGGGATCGCCGTGGATCGGGCGCTGCTGCAGCTCTCCGCGTTGAAGAGCAGCTTCCAGAACATCGATGCCGTGACGCCGTGCCTCGATGAAGGCGCCGGCGGCACAAACGCCCGGGCCCTCGGAATGGCACGATTTGATGACGGTGTCGTAACGGTGCAGATACGCCGGCGTAACATGAAAGTTCTCAAGCGTGTCCTTCAGCTGGTCTGCGGGGAGGTCGCTGATCAGGCTGTGGAACATGCCCAGCCCGTAGCCCACCTCGCGAGCGTGATTGCGGTCGAGAATCACATCCGTGGTGGTGGCAGCACCGATGTAGGTGATGGAACGCCAGAACTCTCCGTCCTGCTCCACCCAGTGCCCTTGTTGCCGGCAGCGCACCACCTGGGGCACTTCCCAGCGGCGGCCGCAGAGTTCCGCTGGTGGTGAAGCCAGTCGTCGCTGAACGTGGTCTCCAAGGGCCACAAGGTTGTGCATCACCAGCTCGGGGCGTTCAAACACACGCCTGCTGAGCCGCTGCAGCACAAAAGAGCCTGCAGGGCCGCTGGGGCGATGGCCCTGGTGGGTCACCAGGAACGTGTCGTTGACGTTGCCTGACCCGAGGGAGCGGATGGCCGTGATGCGTTCGCGGGGATGAAAGCGACCCGCGATGGCTTCAACGGCCTGGCTCAAGGGAATCTCAGTGGTCTCAGGCTGCAAATGTCGCGCTGATTCGCTGGATCGCCAGGGTCAGGTGTGCGGAAAGCCAGGCGACTAACCGTCCAGTTGGCTCTCGATGGCCTCCATCAACTGCAGGTACGCCGGCCCGGAACTGCTCGCACCTTCGTCGAGGTTCACCTCTCCGCGGATGGCGCGTCTGGCGTTATCGGCAATCACGGCATTCACCACCAGATCCAGTGCGTCCGGCACCTCAAGGTTCTGGAGGGCATCGGCGTAGCGACGACTGTGGCTTGGACGCACCGATTCCTGGCAGTAACTGGACAGCTCACGGCTGTCGGTCATCACCCGATAGGCCGTTTCCTTCACCGCAGGTCGCCCGTAGAGGGCCATGTACAACAGGTTCACCATCGAGGCGTCGTGGGGGGGGATGGCGTATTTGCGGGCGATCTGAGGCCAGTAGCGCAGAGCCTTCAGACCTTCCAGACCGCCCCTGGGCAGTCCGGCGGACTCGCAGCTCTGCTCCAGCTCCTCCATGGAGGTGGGACAGCGCTCTTCCCGGCGCATCAGGGTTGCCATCACCTGACCCGCCTGAAAGTTGCGGGTTGGCTTGCCGGAGCTGGGTTGCATCATGCTGCCCCTCACATCCGCCACCATCGCCGTCAGCTGGGTGAAGGTGTGATCCCTCACTTTCTCAAAGTCGCCATCCCGCACCAACGTGGCTTCGATGCGCGGCACCGCATAGCCCAGTTCGGTGAGGGGAATCGGCTGGCGGTGATACAGCTTCTGCCGATCCGGGCGAGCCATGGAGACGGTGGCGGCCTGATCCAGGCATTGATCCAGAAGCAAGGTGAGCAGCGTCGGCAGCACCCCTGGGTTCTCCTGGTGATAGGCGTAGCCGAACCCGGCAAACACCGATGACATGTTCTTGGCGGCCTTGATGTACTGCCCTTCCACGTTGTGGACCCCTGCCGCCACCTGAATATTCGGGGAGAGCTGATCGAGCAGCTGAGCCCCCAGCATCGCGATCAGGGCATTGGGGTGGCAGAAGTTGGCCGTGAAGCTGTCGAACGGGTTGCGCAGGGCTCCGTGGCGGTGGAATCCGGAGAAGAAGGCCAGGTTCGGCTGCTTCTCACAGAGCACATAGGCGGTGTTGCTGATCGGGTCGTGGTTGAAGGACCCGGCCAGGCAGGCCAGAACCACCTGCTCCCGTCCCAGTTCCTCCCGCAGCCGGCAGGCCTCCAGCAGATCCTCTTCAACATGGTTGCTGTTGGCGCTGAGAACCACCAGTTCGCAACGCAGGATCAGGTCCTGCAGCGTGTTGGGGACCCGTTCCCCCGAAACGCGATGGGTTCCCATGTCGAGCACCCGCTCGACAT
This window contains:
- a CDS encoding ABC transporter permease subunit (The N-terminal region of this protein, as described by TIGR01726, is a three transmembrane segment that identifies a subfamily of ABC transporter permease subunits, which specificities that include histidine, arginine, glutamine, glutamate, L-cystine (sic), the opines (in Agrobacterium) octopine and nopaline, etc.): MRRRRLLLQLSLAGLLLALVGLLINNLTVNLIRTGLGLGFGWLGRPAGFALAETALPYAPSDSYLWALTIGWLNSLKVILAGLVLATLLGVAAGAARNSTNRLLRSLAGTYVALIRQVPLLLQLLFWYFVAFLGLPAMPVGGLIELSNQGIQLLGLNLSVEFCAVLTGLTVFTGASIAEIVRGGINAVPRGQWEAFRSLGLDEGLGLRRIVLPQALPAILPALTSQYLNLAKNSTLAIAVGYADLYAVSDTTITQTGRAIEGFLLLLFSFLLLNLLISGGMSVLNGAVLGRLRRSR
- a CDS encoding amino acid ABC transporter permease produces the protein MTRWADRLITLLLLVLLGWGGWGLLHWLMHGAEWSVVRANLPLYAVGSYPSDQRWRPLLWIGSCLVMVVLTLVGPRGASWRRFLPSLWIGMAPLGLWLLAGGLGLLPVGTRHWGGLTLTLLLTAGSGLLALPLGVLLALGRRSDLPVLRWSSTAYIELMRAVPLIAVLFFGQLLIPLFLPPGLEINRVLRAVLAFALFAAAYIAEDVRGGLQAIPPTQREAAAVLGLSPLQTLQLVVLPQALRVALPSLTNQAVGLLQNTSLMAILGLVELLGISRSLLANPAFIGRYLEVYLWLAAVYWLACTAMALLARHLEVQLDPVRSNR
- a CDS encoding amino acid ABC transporter ATP-binding protein gives rise to the protein MTVAIRATDLVKSYTPGVRALDRVSLEVNNGEVLVVMGPSGSGKSTLIRTFNGLEMLDGGSLDVLGVRLDSAHAEPQVRAIRRRVGMVFQQFNLFPHLSILENIALAPVKVQKRPKEEVERRSLELLEQMGIQEQAQKYPAQLSGGQQQRVAIARALALDPEVMLFDEPTSALDPERVKEVLDAMRQLASGGMTMVVVTHEIGFARDVADRVMFMDQGQVVETSDPETFFSAAREERSRRFLSQMV
- a CDS encoding AEC family transporter; the encoded protein is MLRFLLWLLPALLIGFWCGRRRPNLSARLAIPVVHFGVPISVMGLLLRGGLGGQMVLAAALAVLAIALMLLLAHRLPGLHGLSARSMRLGSCIGNTAYVGVPLALAFLPTEALAISIGYDLGATLLTWSLGPVFIGGARLDRSTVWSGWLLSLSSSPATRGLLGALLVQWTPWRFAVAEALWWPSRGVIVVALMVVGMRLGSLSGEVVSWSPLRLGLMPPMLVKLLLYPGLLLLLGIGLRLDPVMIQAIALQGAAPTAISLLLIAESVGVDQERAAGLVFWSTVLSLITAPAWGMALSLLMPTGG
- a CDS encoding alpha-ketoglutarate-dependent dioxygenase AlkB: MGETESQNQSASSSLPWTLRRNWLLPVNANHWESMLMDRIQWQQPIVQVYGRHHPVPRLTMFLAEHDVSYRYSGTQHCGEGWPSWFVPLLDQVSTACRCRFNGCLLNLYRHGEDRMGWHADDEAEIDQSQPIASLSLGSSRDFQLRHRHQKQHRHTLTLSSGDLLVMHPGCQQDWLHGVPQRKRITTPRINLTFRCFQAV
- a CDS encoding SGNH/GDSL hydrolase family protein, producing MTSTLLILGDSLMDAGNVSRATDDLVLGEQIAIAMGGDPEDVQLFPLQDSLRPQSAQLHNYAHGGAQSGSGFKQQVRAVRRHADVYQSLSDVDLLISAGANDLLDQLEDSSAFMAALDTEDRRDDRQLMRRNAKRIACNLRRGVDRLTGLVDDVVVTGAFPLTATPEVQSLADAFDSATFDRLVAIVDGIGAKVQRKLERHFASNDSVAVLNLKAAWDRLEAPDFVDAVHPSSETSRELADLIVPDLVQQLNSFGFAEG
- a CDS encoding homoserine O-succinyltransferase, which encodes MALILPRDYHKIGAVERNRISWIEPAQAERQDIRPLRIGILNIMPLGKQYEFNLLHPLGLSVLQIEPVWIRLASHAYKSWDHEHLKDLYVSWEEALAQGPLDGLIITGAPVEHLPFEQVTYWTELVELIDEARHSCASTLGLCWAGFALAYLAGVDKVPFDRKLFGIYPLRSLIPGHPLMGTQDDRFLCPQSRHAGLPDSAMESAQRQGRLRLLAYGQNVGYTIFETPDQRQLMHLGHPEYNVGRILGEMERDRARGDVPPPENFDADHPQTSWRSHRNLLFQQWLWFCYQRVSLSA
- a CDS encoding O-acetylhomoserine aminocarboxypropyltransferase/cysteine synthase, translated to MSQRFETLQLHAGQSPDSATNARAVPIYQTSSYVFNDAEHGANLFGLKEFGNIYTRLMNPTTDVFEKRVAALEGGMAALATASGQSAQFLAITNCMQAGDNFVSTSFLYGGTYNQFKVQFPRLGIDVRFADGDDVDSFAAQIDDNTKGLYVEAMGNPRFNIPDFEGLSALAKERGIPLIVDNTLGACGALMRPIDHGADVVVESATKWIGGHGTSLGGVIVDAGTFDWGNGKFPLMSQPSAAYHGLVHWDAFGFGSDVCKMLGVPDNRNVAFALRARVESLRDWGPAISPFNSFLLLQGLETLSLRVERHTENAMALATWLASHPKVEHVSYPGLSSDPYHAAAKKYLTGRGMGCMLMFSLKGGYDDAVRFINSLQLASHLANVGDAKTLVIHPASTTHQQLSEEEQASAGVTPTMVRVSVGLEHIDDIKADFEQALA